In one window of Euwallacea similis isolate ESF13 chromosome 4, ESF131.1, whole genome shotgun sequence DNA:
- the LOC136408044 gene encoding ATP-dependent RNA helicase DDX24, with the protein MALVANKWKPVQLEGALFSNALAEGLIGIEECTDYSSGNIVTSEKKCKRKAATTALSKKRKNNTQPVNPTANSTSKSLKPSISGKTTNFQEKTNPPNLYSIGVWEQFALPTTIIRALEEQGFNHPTEIQSLTLPPAILGKRDILGAAETGSGKTLAFGLPILTGIDKLQKKNSTETILSDSDDEEDLELDDQGLGCVQAYKIKKKSVIKPLYALILTPTRELALQITNHLTLAAKYTGIKIAVVVGGMAAVKQERLLSKSPEIVVATPGRLWELIQQGNEHLSQINNIKFLAIDETDRMLERGHFKELQDLLDRINLDEQKKNQRQNFVFSATLTLVHDIPKYLVNRSKIKGRRFKEMSSKQKLQKIVTTLGVTNPKIVDLSEGKGTSGTLTECRITCSIEEKDYYVYYFLKKHPGRTLIFCNSIGCVKRLTNLLSLLDCQPLPLHASMQQRQRLKNLEKFRDDENGVLIATDVAARGLDIPKIDHVLHYQIPRTSESYVHRSGRTARASKLGITVLIMEPSEFSNYVKLCRTLGKREDLPMFPVQDRYLTAVKQRVNLARDLDKLQLQVRKANSEEGWLQKAAKEMDIIVDEMYNRCEAEETNSKKKASEVIRRQMAALLATPVFPSGFVGKFPLLQNEENKLLSKDSREESAISIMKSAMVQKSKKIKLDIPLYKPKSKEKIEDSGRKDVVIKLNQGFKARVKGRRNRSGKKSPK; encoded by the exons ATGGCTTTGGTGGCCAATAAATGGAAACCAGTGCAATTGGAAGGAGCTCTCTTTTCCAATGCTTTAGCAGAAGGGCTCATTGGTATAGAAGAGTGTACCGACTATAGTTCCGGTAATATTGTAACTTCAGAGAAG aaatGTAAAAGGAAAGCTGCTACTACTGCTCTatccaaaaaaagaaaaaataatacacaaCCAGTAAATCCAACTGCTAATTCCACTTCAAAATCACTTAAACCTTCCATAAGTGgaaaaactacaaattttcaagaaaaaactaATCCTCCCAATTTATATTCTATTGGAGTCTGGGAACAGTTTGCACTGCCCACAACTATAATTCGGGCTTTAGAAGAACAAGGTTTCAACCATCCTACTGAAATACAGTCCCTCACACTGCCCCCTGCAATTTTAG GAAAAAGGGATATTCTTGGAGCTGCTGAAACTGGAAGTGGCAAAACTTTAGCTTTTGGCCTGCCGATTCTAACTGGTATtgacaaattacaaaaaaaaaattccactGAGACTATTTTAAGTGACTCAGATGATGAAGAAGATTTAGAGTTAGATGATCAGGGTTTAGGGTGTGTGCAggcatacaaaataaaaaaaaaatcagttataaAGCCTTTATATGCCCTGATTTTGACTCCAACAAGAGAGCTTGCCTTGCAAATCACCAATCACTTGACTCTAGCTGCAAAATACACAG GTATTAAAATTGCTGTAGTAGTAGGTGGAATGGCAGCAGTGAAGCAAGAGAGACTTTTGAGTAAAAGTCCTGAAATTGTAGTGGCAACCCCTGGGAGGCTTTGGGAGTTGATTCAGCAGGGCAATGAACATTTATCacaaattaacaatattaa atttttagcCATAGATGAAACAGACAGAATGCTGGAAAGGGGCCACTTCAAGGAGCTGCAAGATCTGCTTGATCGCATTAATTTAGatgaacagaaaaaaaatcaaagacaGAACTTTGTTTTCTCAGCTACATTAACTTTAGTCCATGATATTCCTAAATATCTAGTGAATAGGAGTAAAATTAAAGGTCGCAGGTTTAAAGAAATGTCCTCAaagcaaaaattgcaaaaaattgttacAACATTGGGGGTTACAAATCCAAAAATTGTGGATTTGAGCGAGGGTAAGGGCACCTCAGGCACCCTCACTGAGTGTCGAATTACTTGTTCTATAGAAGAAAAAGACTATTATGTCTACTATTTCCTGAAAAAACATCCAGGGAgaactttgatattttgcaACTCCATAGGCTGTGTTAAAAGATTAACCAATCTACTGAGTTTACTAGACTGTCAACCGTTGCCATTACATGCTAGTATGCAACAGAGGCAACGcctgaaaaatttagaaaa GTTTCGAGATGATGAAAATGGCGTGCTTATAGCCACAGATGTGGCGGCCAGAGGTCTAGATATCCCTAAAATCGATCACGTTTTGCACTATCAAATTCCAAGGACCAGTGAGAGTTATGTGCATCGATCAGGGCGTACTGCTAGAGCCTCAAAACTAGGCATTACAGTGCTTATAATGGAGCCCAGTGAATTTAGCAATTATGTGAAGTTGTGCAGAACTTTAGGAAAGA GGGAAGATTTACCTATGTTTCCCGTACAGGATCGGTACTTAACTGCAGTGAAACAAAGGGTAAATTTGGCTAGGGATTTGGATAAATTGCAGCTGCAAGTGCGTAAAGCCAATTCTGAAGAGGGGTGGCTGCAGAAGGCTGCTAAAGAAATGGATATTATTGTTGATGAAAT GTATAACAGATGCGAGGCTGAAGAgactaattcaaaaaaaaaggcTTCAGAAGTGATTAGGAGACAAATGGCTGCATTATTGGCAACGCCGGTATTTCCCAGTGGATTTGTAGGGAAATTTCCGTTACTACAAAATGAGGAAAACAAGCTACTAAGCAAGGATTCTCGAGAGGAGAGTGCCATAAGTATCATGAAGTCTGCAATGgtgcaaaaaagtaaaaaaattaaattggacaTACCTTTATATAAGCCTAAAAGTAAAGAGAAAATTGAGGATAGTGGGAGAAAGGACGTGGTGATAAAGTTGAATCAAGGATTTAAAGCTCGGGTGAAGGGGAGACGAAATAGATCGGGTAAAAAAAgcccaaaataa
- the LOC136408046 gene encoding oxidative stress-induced growth inhibitor 2-like isoform X1, with product MKTNVEKMEDDSIIYKEVIVVGNGPSGIIVSLMLSGRLPYFVSQEHPDEMLSARLKTLKSPCLITQDLAFLAQGLEGRSTNPVSLLMDALLHPCADLGLDLQPLVEFKPAGKEIDHLVLGRGPPGGSWHRIDPDVLTLSLGSWMSLPEKPFPSSSANEKRAFSRDVASYYENYAKEMQLTKYFENDTVVTSVIRLGSNERELMTLGEEEVLKKRNMWVKKLDKNVAERVKDYFMPLKEDQENRCFVTTALNCLLARYPRRTRACKRRSHQAKSESIIIPKHERKKPCSCCGDTDFNNKSPKPHLFHSHSFDTFSKPTVPFYCRLNSTPSLHSNSSESSNWLIESINSETNTITKYTCKYLVLACGSYDSPNRLDVFGKGEDPEWLIHDLRKLESRLDEKLAKSEGEMDPVLVVGAGLSAADAVMAVRSRNVPVVHVFRGRSAEFTKQLPENMYPEYHKVRQMMNDGGSTYPLYAAYPEHSLTDFDPESQVVVLTAKNGDVVKVKISFAAVLIGSRPNLSFMPPGAKLGVFPDKDIDSKSNPVDINPLTHEVNGHEGLFAVGPLAGDNFVRYISGGAVAVVAELYRKKGLVEG from the exons ATGAAGACCAACGTGGAAAAAATGGAGGACGACTCAATAATTTACAAAGAGGTCATCGTTGTTG GAAATGGCCCGTCAGGTATAATAGTATCCTTAATGCTAAGTGGCCGCTTGCCTTACTTCGTTTCTCAAGAACACCCAGACGAAATGCTCAGCGCTCGACTCAAAACACTAAAATCTCCTTGTCTCATTACTCAAGATTTGGCCTTCTTGGCTCAAGGGTTGGAGGGCAGGAGTACCAACCCTGTGTCTCTACTGATGGATGCTTTGTTGCATCCTTGTGCGGATTTAGGCCTCGATTTGCAACCTTTAGTCGAGTTTAAACCTGCAGGAAAAgag ATTGACCACTTGGTGTTAGGTCGAGGTCCTCCTGGAGGCTCCTGGCACCGTATAGACCCAGACGTCCTAACTCTGTCTCTGGGTTCCTGGATGTCTCTTCCAGAAAAGCCTTTCCCGTCCAGCTCAGCAAATGAGAAAAGAGCTTTTAGCCGTGATGTAGCTTCATATTACGAAAACTACGCGAAAGAAATGCAGTTGacaaaatactttgaaaatgaTACTGTAGTGACGTCTGTGATAAGATTGGGGAGCAACGAAAGGGAACTTATGACTTTGGGCGAGGAAGAAGTGTTAAAAAAGAGGAATATGTgggtgaaaaagctggataAAAACGTAGCGGAGAGAGTGAAAGACTATTTTATGCCCCTGAAAGAGGACCAAGAAAATCGTTGTTTCGTCACCACTGCCTTGAATTGTCTACTCGCAAGGTATCCGCGGAGGACCCGGGCATGCAAGAGGCGAAGCCATCAGGCCAAATCCGAATCCATCATCATCCCCAAACATGAAAGGAAGAAACCTTGTTCTTGTTGTGGTGACACAGATTTTAACAACAAATCACCCAAACCACATCTTTTCCATTCCCACAGCTTCGACACATTCTCTAAACCCACAGTGCCTTTCTACTGCAGACTCAACTCCACACCATCACTACACTCCAATTCCTCTGAATCCTCCAACTGGCTCATTGAATCAATTAATAGTGAGACGAATACAATCACCAAATACACCTGCAAATACCTAGTTTTAGCTTGTGGTAGCTATGACTCTCCAAACAGATTGGACGTTTTCGGAAAGGGGGAGGACCCTGAGTGGTTGATCCACGATTTGAGGAAGTTAGAGAGTCGGCTGGATGAGAAATTAGCTAAGAGCGAAGGAGAAATGGACCCCGTTTTGGTGGTGGGGGCAGGATTGAGTGCTGCCGATGCTGTCATGGCTGTGAGATCGAGAAATGTTCCAGTGGTGCATGTTTTTAGGGGAAGGTCTGCTGAGTTTACGAAGCAGCTGCCTGAGAATATGTATCCTGAATATCACAAG GTACGTCAAATGATGAACGATGGTGGTTCTACCTACCCCCTCTATGCGGCCTACCCAGAACACTCCCTCACCGATTTCGATCCCGAATCTCAAGTGGTTGTCCTCACCGCTAAGAACGGTGACGTGGTCAAGGTGAAAATCTCCTTCGCCGCCGTCCTCATCGGATCCAGGCCCAACCTCTCCTTCATGCCTCCAGGCGCTAAGTTAGGGGTGTTTCCCGACAAAGATATCGATTCCAAAAGCAACCCCGTAGATATCAACCCATTGACGCACGAGGTGAACGGTCATGAGGGATTGTTTGCGGTGGGGCCTTTGGCGGGGGATAATTTCGTGAGATACATATCTGGAGGAGCTGTGGCTGTCGTGGCGGAATTGTATAGGAAGAAAGGTTTGGTTGAAGGGTAG
- the LOC136408046 gene encoding oxidative stress-induced growth inhibitor 2-like isoform X2: MLSGRLPYFVSQEHPDEMLSARLKTLKSPCLITQDLAFLAQGLEGRSTNPVSLLMDALLHPCADLGLDLQPLVEFKPAGKEIDHLVLGRGPPGGSWHRIDPDVLTLSLGSWMSLPEKPFPSSSANEKRAFSRDVASYYENYAKEMQLTKYFENDTVVTSVIRLGSNERELMTLGEEEVLKKRNMWVKKLDKNVAERVKDYFMPLKEDQENRCFVTTALNCLLARYPRRTRACKRRSHQAKSESIIIPKHERKKPCSCCGDTDFNNKSPKPHLFHSHSFDTFSKPTVPFYCRLNSTPSLHSNSSESSNWLIESINSETNTITKYTCKYLVLACGSYDSPNRLDVFGKGEDPEWLIHDLRKLESRLDEKLAKSEGEMDPVLVVGAGLSAADAVMAVRSRNVPVVHVFRGRSAEFTKQLPENMYPEYHKVRQMMNDGGSTYPLYAAYPEHSLTDFDPESQVVVLTAKNGDVVKVKISFAAVLIGSRPNLSFMPPGAKLGVFPDKDIDSKSNPVDINPLTHEVNGHEGLFAVGPLAGDNFVRYISGGAVAVVAELYRKKGLVEG, from the exons ATGCTAAGTGGCCGCTTGCCTTACTTCGTTTCTCAAGAACACCCAGACGAAATGCTCAGCGCTCGACTCAAAACACTAAAATCTCCTTGTCTCATTACTCAAGATTTGGCCTTCTTGGCTCAAGGGTTGGAGGGCAGGAGTACCAACCCTGTGTCTCTACTGATGGATGCTTTGTTGCATCCTTGTGCGGATTTAGGCCTCGATTTGCAACCTTTAGTCGAGTTTAAACCTGCAGGAAAAgag ATTGACCACTTGGTGTTAGGTCGAGGTCCTCCTGGAGGCTCCTGGCACCGTATAGACCCAGACGTCCTAACTCTGTCTCTGGGTTCCTGGATGTCTCTTCCAGAAAAGCCTTTCCCGTCCAGCTCAGCAAATGAGAAAAGAGCTTTTAGCCGTGATGTAGCTTCATATTACGAAAACTACGCGAAAGAAATGCAGTTGacaaaatactttgaaaatgaTACTGTAGTGACGTCTGTGATAAGATTGGGGAGCAACGAAAGGGAACTTATGACTTTGGGCGAGGAAGAAGTGTTAAAAAAGAGGAATATGTgggtgaaaaagctggataAAAACGTAGCGGAGAGAGTGAAAGACTATTTTATGCCCCTGAAAGAGGACCAAGAAAATCGTTGTTTCGTCACCACTGCCTTGAATTGTCTACTCGCAAGGTATCCGCGGAGGACCCGGGCATGCAAGAGGCGAAGCCATCAGGCCAAATCCGAATCCATCATCATCCCCAAACATGAAAGGAAGAAACCTTGTTCTTGTTGTGGTGACACAGATTTTAACAACAAATCACCCAAACCACATCTTTTCCATTCCCACAGCTTCGACACATTCTCTAAACCCACAGTGCCTTTCTACTGCAGACTCAACTCCACACCATCACTACACTCCAATTCCTCTGAATCCTCCAACTGGCTCATTGAATCAATTAATAGTGAGACGAATACAATCACCAAATACACCTGCAAATACCTAGTTTTAGCTTGTGGTAGCTATGACTCTCCAAACAGATTGGACGTTTTCGGAAAGGGGGAGGACCCTGAGTGGTTGATCCACGATTTGAGGAAGTTAGAGAGTCGGCTGGATGAGAAATTAGCTAAGAGCGAAGGAGAAATGGACCCCGTTTTGGTGGTGGGGGCAGGATTGAGTGCTGCCGATGCTGTCATGGCTGTGAGATCGAGAAATGTTCCAGTGGTGCATGTTTTTAGGGGAAGGTCTGCTGAGTTTACGAAGCAGCTGCCTGAGAATATGTATCCTGAATATCACAAG GTACGTCAAATGATGAACGATGGTGGTTCTACCTACCCCCTCTATGCGGCCTACCCAGAACACTCCCTCACCGATTTCGATCCCGAATCTCAAGTGGTTGTCCTCACCGCTAAGAACGGTGACGTGGTCAAGGTGAAAATCTCCTTCGCCGCCGTCCTCATCGGATCCAGGCCCAACCTCTCCTTCATGCCTCCAGGCGCTAAGTTAGGGGTGTTTCCCGACAAAGATATCGATTCCAAAAGCAACCCCGTAGATATCAACCCATTGACGCACGAGGTGAACGGTCATGAGGGATTGTTTGCGGTGGGGCCTTTGGCGGGGGATAATTTCGTGAGATACATATCTGGAGGAGCTGTGGCTGTCGTGGCGGAATTGTATAGGAAGAAAGGTTTGGTTGAAGGGTAG
- the LOC136408057 gene encoding tubulin beta-1 chain, with product MREIVHIQAGQCGNQIGAKFWEIISDEHGIDPTGAYHGDSDLQLERINVYYNEASGGKYVPRAILVDLEPGTMDSVRSGPFGQIFRPDNFVFGQSGAGNNWAKGHYTEGAELVDSVLDVVRKEAESCDCLQGFQLTHSLGGGTGSGMGTLLISKIREEYPDRIMNTYSVVPSPKVSDTVVEPYNATLSVHQLVENTDETYCIDNEALYDICFRTLKLTTPTYGDLNHLVSLTMSGVTTCLRFPGQLNADLRKLAVNMVPFPRLHFFMPGFAPLTSRGSQQYRALTVPELTQQMFDAKNMMAACDPRHGRYLTVAAVFRGRMSMKEVDEQMLNIQNKNSSYFVEWIPNNVKTAVCDIPPRGLKMSATFIGNSTAIQELFKRISEQFTAMFRRKAFLHWYTGEGMDEMEFTEAESNMNDLVSEYQQYQEATADEDAEFDEDQEQEVDEN from the exons atgAGGGAAATCGTGCACATCCAAGCCGGTCAGTGCGGAAACCAGATTGGAGCTAAG ttCTGGGAAATCATCTCTGATGAACACGGTATCGACCCCACTGGCGCCTACCACGGCGACTCCGACTTGCAACTCGAGAGAATAAATGTATACTACAATGAAGCCTCTGGAGGCAAATACGTACCCCGTGCCATCTTGGTCGACCTGGAGCCCGGCACCATGGACTCTGTCCGGTCCGGCCCCTTCGGACAGATTTTCAGACCCGACAACTTTGTCTTCGGACAGAGCGGTGCTGGTAACAACTGGGCCAAAGGTCACTACACGGAGGGTGCCGAATTGGTCGACTCAGTCTTGGACGTCGTCCGCAAAGAAGCGGAATCCTGCGATTGTCTGCAGGGATTCCAACTGACACACTCTCTTGGAGGTGGTACTGGTTCCGGTATGGGAACTctattaatttccaaaataagaGAGGAGTACCCCGACAGGATTATGAACACATACTCTGTAGTCCCCTCGCCCAAAGTATCCGACACAGTAGTGGAACCGTATAACGCCACTCTATCCGTGCACCAACTTGTTGAAAACACAGATGAGACTTACTGTATCGACAACGAGGCTCTCTATGATATCTGCTTCAGAACTTTGAAACTTACTACCCCAACCTATGGAGATTTGAATCATTTAGTTTCATTAACCATGTCTGGAGTAACCACCTGTCTGAGGTTCCCGGGTCAATTAAATGCCGACTTACGTAAACTCGCAGTCAACATGGTTCCGTTCCCACGTCTCCACTTCTTTATGCCCGGATTTGCCCCTCTGACATCACGTGGCAGCCAACAGTACAGAGCCCTAACAGTTCCCGAACTTACCCAGCAAATGTTCGACGCCAAGAACATGATGGCCGCTTGCGATCCCCGACACGGACGTTACCTTACCGTCGCCGCAGTCTTCAGAGGCAGAATGTCGATGAAAGAGGTTGATGAGCAAATGTTGAACATCCAGAACAAGAACAGCAGCTATTTCGTCGAATGGATCCCCAACAATGTTAAGACTGCCGTGTGTGACATTCCTCCCAGAGGTTTGAAGATGTCTGCCACTTTCATTGGAAACTCCACCGCCATCCAGGAATTGTTCAAGCGCATCTCCGAACAGTTCACTGCTATGTTCAGGAGGAAGGCTTTCTTACATTGGTATACTGGTGAAG GTATGGACGAAATGGAATTCACTGAAGCTGAATCTAACATGAACGACTTGGTGTCCGAATACCAACAATACCAGGAAGCCACCGCCGACGAAGACGCGGAATTTGACGAAGATCAGGAACAGGAAGTTgacgaaaattaa
- the LOC136408304 gene encoding nascent polypeptide-associated complex subunit alpha-like, translating into MPELTEVDKSAPVEPKPEKPEQSAESSTDSDSDEEIPELEDAGAANANAAAFTGSSVTGLPIDMVSKAKQSRGEKKARKIMSKLGLKPVQGVNRVTIRKSKNILFVINKPDVYKNPVSDTYIVFGEAKIEDLSQQAQVAAAEKFKEVNPAGDGAAGTTTTSVAPIAEESDEDEDVDETGVEEKDVELVMSQANVSKPKAIKALKNNQNDIVNAIMELTT; encoded by the exons ATGCCTGAACTAACTGAAGTGGACAAATCTGCTCCTGTGGAGCCAAAGCCTGAAAAGCCAGAACAGAGTGCTGAGTCCTCAACTG acaGTGACTCTGATGAAGAAATTCCTGAGTTGGAAGATGCGGGAGCAGCCAATGCTAATGCTGCAGCCTTTACAGGATCTTCTGTAACAGGCCTGCCCATTGACATGGTCTCAAAGGCCAAGCAGTCCCGAGGAGAGAAAAAAGCCAGAAAGATTATGTCCAAGCTTGGTTTAAAGCCT GTTCAAGGAGTGAACAGAGTGACAATTCGCAAATCCAAAAACATCCTCTTTGTCATTAACAAACCTGATGTCTATAAAAACCCTGTTAGTGACACTTACATTGTTTTTGGAGAGGCCAAGATCGAAGATTTATCTCAACAGGCCCAAGTGGCTGCTGCTGAGAAATTCAAAGAg gttaATCCTGCGGGTGATGGTGCTGCTGGCACTACTACAACCTCAGTGGCTCCCATTGCTGAAGAGTCTGATGAGGACGAGGACGTGGACGAAACAGGGGTGGAGGAAAAGGATGTGGAGTTGGTTATGTCACAGGCAAATGTCAGTAAGCCGAAGGCTATAAAGGCACTCAAGAACAATCAAAATGACATAGTGAACGCGATAATGGAGCTTACAACGTGA
- the LOC136408408 gene encoding nascent polypeptide-associated complex subunit alpha-like has protein sequence MPELTEMNKSVPMESKPEKPSQSAESSTDSDSDEEIPELEDAGAANATAATFPGASITGLPIDMVSKAKQSRGEKKARKIMSKLGLKPIQGVNRVTIRKSKNILFVINKPDVYKNPISDTYIVFGEAKIEDLSQQAQVAAAEKLKEVFDAGDGAAGTTTTSVAPIAEESDEDEDVDETGVEEKDVELVMSQANVSKPKAIKALKNNQNDIVNAIMELTM, from the exons ATGCCTGAACTAACTGAAATGAACAAATCTGTCCCTATGGAATCGAAGCCTGAAAAGCCAAGTCAGAGTGCTGAGTCTTCAACTG acaGCGACTCCGATGAGGAAATTCCTGAGTTAGAGGATGCAGGAGCAGCAAATGCTACTGCGGCAACCTTCCCAGGGGCTTCTATAACAGGCCTGCCCATTGATATGGTGTCAAAGGCTAAGCAGTCCCGAGGAGAGAAAAAAGCCAGAAAGATAATGTCCAAACTTGGTTTAAAGCCT ATTCAAGGAGTCAACAGAGTGACAATTCGCAAGTCCAAAAACATCCTTTTTGTCATTAACAAACCTGATGTTTACAAGAACCCCATTAGTGACACTTACATTGTCTTTGGAGAGGCCAAGATTGAAGACTTGTCTCAACAAGCCCAGGTAGCTGCTGCTGAGAAATTGAAGGAGgtatttg ATGCGGGTGATGGTGCTGCGGGCACTACGACAACTTCGGTAGCTCCCATCGCTGAAGAGTCCGACGAGGACGAAGATGTGGACGAAACGGGAGTGGAGGAAAAGGATGTGGAGCTGGTTATGTCGCAGGCCAACGTCAGTAAGCCGAAGGCTATAAAGGCACTCAAGAACAATCAAAACGATATAGTGAATGCGATAATGGAGCTTACAATGTAA
- the zetaCOP gene encoding coatomer subunit zeta-1 codes for MEGSLLEPMLYTVKGIAILDSDGNRILAKYYDKNIFPTSKEQKGFEKNLFNKTHRANAEIIMLDGLTCVYKSNVDLFFYVMGSSNENELILMSVLNCLYDSVSQILRKNVEKRAVLEALDIVMLAMDEICDGGIIIDADSSSVVSRVALRSDDIPIGEQTVAQVFQTAKEQLKWSLLK; via the exons ATGGAGGGCTCACTTTTA GAACCCATGCTGTACACCGTAAAGGGAATCGCAATTTTGGATAGCGATGGTAACCGgattttggcaaaatattaCGACAAGAACATATTTCCCACATCAAAGGAGCAAAAGGGCTTtgaaaaaaaccttttcaacAAGACCCACAGAGCCAATGCCGAAATTATTATGCTGGATGGGCTTACTTGCGTGTACAAAAGTAATGttgatttgttcttttatGTCATGGGGAGTTCAAATGAAAATGAG TTGATTTTAATGAGCGTGTTAAACTGCCTATATGACTCAGTAAGCcaaattctaagaaaaaacGTAGAGAAGCGAGCTGTTTTAGAAGCTTTAGATATAGTGATGTTGGCCATGGATGAAATCTGCGATGGGGGCATTATAATTGATGCAGACTCTTCTTCAGTTGTGTCAAGAGTTGCATTGAGAAGCGATGACATTCCTATAGGAGAGCAAACAGTTGCTCAG GTCTTTCAAACTGCAAAAGAACAGCTCAAATGGTCCTTGCttaagtaa
- the Galphaf gene encoding guanine nucleotide-binding protein G(f) subunit alpha has product MALCCRRRELTPDEDRARKYTEVFVDTKKILLLGTGESGKTTIIKQMRILHINGFSDEDRRKRIPNIKQNIHESIYDILYNMDKINPPTQVKLEETRNSVEYILNLGTKEPKEYTEEYFDHVKTAWADEGVKETFQRSNEFQLIDSAEHFLNKIDEIKQSDYIPDSKDILFCRVETKSISKIEFEVPLSKLEGGKAHFWMYDVGGQRGHRKRWIQVFDGIQAILFLISASDFDQNLREDPTKNRLQEAFDLLNDIHRSKFVREAGLIVFLNKQDLLKKKILEQHRKMESYFPEYANYVPDKKEEWDGKDEYVKAKLFMRHKVLTITSAPVKIENIGFVPGYNIDEELPPRDVHVHFTVATDTNNIRKVFESVRQIILKNITGTLF; this is encoded by the exons ATGGCTCTATGTTGCCGTCGTCGAGAATTAACTCCAGACGAAGATAGGGCTAGGAAGTACACCGAAGTATTCGTTGACACCAAGAAAATCCTGCTTTTGGGCACTGGGGAGTCAGGAAAAACCACCATTATCAAGCAGATGAGGATACTGCATATTAACGGGTTTTCTGATGA aGATCGAAGAAAGCGAATTCCcaacattaaacaaaatatacatGAGTCAATCtatgatattttatataacatgGATAAAATCAATCCTCCTACTCAAGTAAAACTCGAAGAAACTAGAAACTCAGTTGAGTACATTTTGAATCTTGGAACAAAGGAACCTAAAGAATACactgaa gAATACTTTGATCACGTCAAGACCGCTTGGGCAGACGAAGGAGTCAAAGAAACTTTCCAACGCTCAAACGAATTTCAACTGATAGACAGCGCTGAGCA CTTCCTGAACAAAATCGACGAAATAAAACAATCTGACTACATCCCAGACAGTAAGGATATTCTCTTCTGTCGCGTGGAAACTaaaagtatttcaaaaatcgaatTTGAAGTGCCTTTATCCAAGTTAGAGGGCGGCAAAGCACATTTTTGGATGTACGATGTTGGGGGGCAAAGAG GGCATCGCAAAAGATGGATTCAGGTATTTGACGGCATACAGGCGATTTTATTCTTGATAAGCGCCAGCGACTTTGACCAAAATCTCAGGGAAGACCCGACGAAGAATCGTCTGCAAGAAGCTTTTGACCTCCTCAATGACATCCATAGAAGCAA ATTTGTGAGGGAGGCCGGGCTTATTGTTTTCCTTAACAAGCAAGATCtcctgaagaaaaaaatcctggaGCAACATCGCAAAATGGAGTCATATTTTCCCGAATACGCTAACTACGTTCCAGACAAAAAGGAAGAATGGGATGGGAAGGATGAATATGTTAAAGCCAAGCTATTTATGAGGCACAAAGTTTTA ACCATCACCTCTGCTCCAGTCAAGATTGAGAATATAGGATTTGTGCCTGGATACAATATAGATGAAGAATTACCACCTAGAGATGTGCATGTGCACTTTACTGTGGCCACGGATACGAATAACATCAGAAAAGTATTTGAGAGTGTTAGACAAATTATACTAAAAAACATCACTGgcacattattttaa